The Brachyspira aalborgi genome has a segment encoding these proteins:
- a CDS encoding MBOAT family O-acyltransferase has translation MLFSSMIFLWLFLPLVFCSYYLIDKRFKNILLLISSIIFYAWGGVSYSLIMLSSIIINYIFALLIDKAIEDNNLKNKKIYLALCIIINLSILGYFKYTNFIISIINSLSQNKIIELTNIVLPIGISFYTFQALSYVIDVYRGHNKAQKNIFNLALYISFFPQLIAGPIVKYHDIENQILNRNESLENIFYGIKRFIYGLSKKVILANMFALSCDEILKQPTDELGTALVWCASVLYTLQIYYDFSGYSDMAIGLGKMFGFNFLENFNYPYISKSIKEFWRRWHISLSTWFKEYLYIPLGGNRKRKLFAYINLLIVFFATGLWHGASYNFILWGLFHGFFLVIERIFLGKLLEKNKLKFINHIYVIFVFVIGWVLFRADDLKHAFELYKLMFSYKESIYTVRYFFYPQTFVCFIFGILFSGLFQSIFPKVREATFSNKVYILESVIQFILLFICIMYLVNGTYNPFIYFRF, from the coding sequence ATGTTATTTAGCTCTATGATATTTCTTTGGCTTTTTCTTCCGTTAGTATTTTGTTCATACTATTTAATCGATAAGAGATTTAAAAATATTTTGCTTTTAATATCGAGTATAATATTTTACGCTTGGGGAGGAGTTAGCTATAGTTTAATAATGCTCTCTTCAATAATCATAAATTATATTTTCGCATTACTTATAGATAAAGCGATAGAAGATAATAATTTAAAAAATAAAAAAATATATTTGGCTTTATGCATTATAATAAATTTATCAATATTAGGATATTTCAAATATACGAATTTTATTATTTCAATTATAAATTCTTTATCTCAAAATAAAATAATAGAATTAACAAATATAGTTTTGCCAATAGGAATATCTTTTTATACTTTTCAGGCTTTATCTTATGTTATCGATGTTTATAGAGGACATAATAAAGCGCAGAAAAATATATTTAATTTGGCTTTATATATTTCATTTTTTCCTCAACTTATAGCTGGTCCTATAGTGAAGTATCATGATATTGAAAATCAAATATTAAATAGAAATGAGAGTTTAGAAAATATTTTTTACGGAATTAAAAGATTTATTTACGGTTTATCTAAAAAAGTAATTTTGGCAAATATGTTTGCATTATCTTGCGATGAAATATTGAAACAACCTACAGATGAATTAGGCACGGCTTTAGTATGGTGCGCCTCTGTTTTATATACTCTTCAAATATATTATGATTTTTCGGGTTATTCGGATATGGCTATCGGTTTGGGTAAAATGTTCGGATTTAATTTTTTAGAGAATTTTAATTATCCTTATATATCGAAATCTATAAAAGAGTTTTGGAGACGCTGGCATATATCTTTATCGACTTGGTTTAAAGAATATTTATATATTCCGCTTGGAGGAAATAGAAAAAGAAAATTATTCGCATATATAAATCTTTTAATAGTTTTCTTTGCCACAGGTTTATGGCATGGAGCGAGTTATAATTTTATTTTATGGGGATTATTTCATGGTTTCTTTTTGGTAATCGAAAGAATATTTTTAGGCAAATTATTAGAAAAGAATAAATTAAAGTTTATCAATCATATTTATGTAATCTTTGTATTTGTAATTGGTTGGGTTTTATTTAGAGCAGATGATTTAAAACATGCATTTGAATTATATAAATTAATGTTTAGTTATAAAGAAAGTATTTATACAGTCCGTTATTTCTTTTATCCTCAAACTTTTGTCTGTTTCATATTTGGCATTTTATTTAGCGGATTATTTCAAAGCATATTTCCAAAAGTTAGAGAAGCTACATTTTCAAACAAGGTTTATATACTTGAAAGCGTGATTCAATTTATCTTATTATTTATTTGTATTATGTATTTAGTGAACGGCACTTATAACCCTTTTATTTATTTTAGATTTTAA
- a CDS encoding 6-bladed beta-propeller, producing MKLKLAAIITLFLTVISLLNAFDKTPYYVNTETYDSYKELIRGVHYYNQERYDASIASFRTSLNTNPTDKFIRYWYSKALYKAGYMSLAINEWLNITRMGYEDAIILSKINKYYTANIEDTKDTFSNFIYLKAFSTNANFMKNINQPIQLKVLDDGTIYVLDYSDSSLKRFDANGNLIKKISQGKRLENSQLNWWGKAVQFVTRVYPYEKLENPRGFAIDTDGNIYIANTKKDKIFKYNSNGNYITNIGVSGISNGQLLGPNSVYADNYGRLYVSDSGNNRIVVFDINGNYLFSFGKLGENEGEFFSPAGIVVNQSNIYVADMGNKRIQKFDISGNYVSTIKHEMFKEPRGLSFSSDGNLFIADGGKVYYYDINANSFTLFNNSERYTTTPTSIAEDKNGAIYLADFMSGRIDVYTRKEEYYANLDVFLDKQYLSKFPVVVSSVTVRDRLANPVIGLTADNFYITENDLTEHKVALYDAPELYQYRFIYLIEDSAAAKNYEGRLKEEISNFTLSLTNNDEVLVIHYNDGVYKSENYSQANLRIIENANNFRFSGGNSALGEAYYEAIRQSLNSFKKTAIIHFSVSDIDDNAFVSMDFNDLSSFAKNNAVSLNQVYLGLNKNNYFLDFISKNTYGYIINGDSSINYREAINNIKNINFGRYYIYYSSYKNIRESGQYRAIKVRVQYRDMFGEEESGYIVP from the coding sequence ATGAAACTAAAACTTGCAGCGATAATAACATTATTTTTAACGGTTATATCGCTTTTAAACGCTTTTGATAAAACGCCATATTATGTAAACACGGAAACTTACGATTCTTATAAAGAACTTATAAGAGGAGTGCATTATTATAATCAGGAGAGATATGACGCTTCAATAGCGAGTTTCAGAACATCTTTAAATACAAATCCAACCGATAAATTTATAAGATATTGGTATAGCAAAGCTTTATATAAAGCGGGTTATATGTCTTTGGCTATTAACGAATGGCTTAATATTACAAGAATGGGATATGAAGATGCAATAATATTATCTAAAATTAATAAATATTATACGGCAAATATTGAAGATACTAAAGATACTTTTAGTAATTTTATTTATTTAAAAGCTTTTTCTACAAATGCAAATTTTATGAAAAATATTAATCAACCGATACAATTAAAAGTTTTGGATGACGGAACAATTTATGTTTTGGATTATAGCGATTCTTCATTAAAGAGATTTGACGCTAACGGAAATTTGATTAAAAAAATATCGCAAGGCAAAAGGCTTGAAAATTCGCAATTAAATTGGTGGGGGAAAGCGGTTCAATTTGTAACGAGAGTTTATCCTTACGAAAAATTAGAAAATCCAAGAGGTTTTGCGATAGATACGGACGGAAATATTTATATAGCGAATACGAAAAAAGACAAAATATTTAAGTATAATTCCAACGGAAATTATATAACTAATATAGGAGTTTCGGGAATAAGCAACGGACAATTATTAGGACCGAATTCTGTTTATGCGGATAATTATGGCAGATTATATGTTTCAGATAGCGGAAATAATAGAATAGTTGTGTTTGATATTAACGGAAATTATTTATTTAGTTTCGGAAAACTTGGAGAAAATGAAGGAGAGTTTTTTTCGCCTGCGGGAATTGTCGTTAATCAAAGTAATATATATGTGGCGGATATGGGAAATAAACGAATTCAAAAATTCGATATTAGCGGAAATTATGTTTCGACTATTAAGCATGAAATGTTTAAAGAGCCGAGAGGTTTGTCTTTTTCTTCGGATGGAAATTTATTCATAGCGGACGGAGGTAAAGTTTATTATTACGATATTAATGCTAATTCGTTTACTTTATTTAATAATTCGGAAAGATATACTACAACTCCTACTTCGATTGCAGAAGATAAAAACGGAGCGATTTATTTAGCCGATTTTATGTCGGGAAGAATAGATGTTTATACGAGAAAAGAAGAATATTATGCCAACTTGGATGTATTTTTAGATAAACAATATTTAAGCAAATTTCCTGTAGTTGTCTCTTCCGTTACGGTTAGAGATAGACTTGCAAATCCTGTTATAGGTTTAACAGCGGATAATTTTTATATTACGGAAAACGATTTAACCGAGCATAAAGTAGCTTTATACGATGCGCCAGAATTATATCAATATAGATTTATTTATCTTATAGAAGATAGCGCAGCTGCAAAAAATTATGAAGGCAGATTAAAAGAAGAGATAAGCAATTTTACTTTGAGTTTGACGAATAATGACGAGGTTTTGGTTATTCATTATAACGATGGAGTTTATAAATCGGAAAATTATTCTCAAGCTAATTTAAGGATAATTGAAAACGCAAATAATTTTAGATTTTCGGGCGGAAATTCGGCGCTTGGAGAAGCTTATTATGAAGCGATAAGACAATCTTTAAATAGCTTTAAGAAAACGGCGATTATACATTTTTCAGTAAGCGATATTGACGATAACGCTTTTGTTTCAATGGATTTTAACGATTTGTCAAGTTTCGCAAAAAATAACGCGGTTTCATTAAATCAAGTTTATTTGGGATTAAATAAAAATAATTATTTTTTAGATTTCATTTCAAAAAATACTTATGGCTATATAATTAACGGCGATAGTTCAATCAATTATAGAGAGGCGATTAATAATATAAAAAATATCAATTTCGGAAGATATTATATTTATTATAGCAGTTATAAAAATATAAGAGAAAGCGGACAGTATAGAGCTATAAAAGTTAGAGTGCAATATAGAGATATGTTTGGTGAAGAAGAATCAGGTTATATAGTTCCTTAA
- a CDS encoding lytic transglycosylase domain-containing protein gives MIESIQKIHSRIGEIQNTFNKLGFAPLNTQLPIKPFSEYLNEAMVNSSKNKINNSEGSLLIENNIKNNKIDNGKIIDEEAFNGKLSFGVYDDITNNFAKAINAYKKTSADFPNTYDNIIKEASEKYSVPEYLIKAVIKQESNYMPNAISSKGAIGLMQIMPSTGALLGVDDKELLKDPYINIMTGTKYLSQMLNRYDGRLDLSLSAYNAGPNLVDKLQRIPNIDETKNYVKNIIGYIK, from the coding sequence ATGATAGAATCTATACAAAAAATACATAGCAGAATAGGGGAGATTCAAAATACTTTTAACAAATTGGGTTTTGCTCCTCTCAATACTCAATTGCCTATTAAACCTTTTTCTGAATATTTAAACGAGGCTATGGTAAATAGTTCTAAAAATAAAATAAATAATTCTGAAGGCTCTCTTTTAATAGAAAATAATATAAAGAATAATAAAATTGATAACGGAAAAATTATAGACGAAGAAGCTTTTAACGGCAAACTTTCTTTTGGCGTTTATGACGATATAACAAATAATTTTGCAAAAGCAATAAACGCTTATAAAAAGACTTCGGCAGATTTTCCGAATACTTACGATAATATAATAAAAGAAGCGTCAGAAAAATATTCCGTTCCCGAGTATTTGATTAAAGCGGTTATTAAACAGGAATCTAATTATATGCCAAACGCTATTAGTTCAAAAGGAGCTATTGGTTTAATGCAAATAATGCCTTCAACGGGAGCTTTGCTTGGAGTTGATGATAAAGAACTTTTGAAAGACCCTTATATAAATATTATGACGGGAACTAAATATTTGTCTCAAATGTTAAATAGATATGATGGAAGATTAGATTTATCATTATCCGCCTATAATGCGGGTCCGAATTTGGTTGATAAATTGCAAAGAATTCCTAATATTGACGAGACTAAAAATTATGTAAAAAATATTATAGGTTATATAAAGTAA
- a CDS encoding flagellar FliJ family protein: protein MKRFNFKLEPLYKLRKNIEKQRQAEVAEVSAEYNKERDGKDNCIFKINDGIKIVDSIEDEREMMNMSFYLGDYITALNSQIGLHENNMSIIEIELRKRQEILQEATNSRRAVEILKEKKLAEYKKLINKEEQSKLDEWKKEYIS from the coding sequence ATGAAAAGATTTAATTTTAAACTTGAGCCTTTATATAAATTGAGAAAGAATATAGAAAAACAAAGGCAGGCTGAAGTTGCGGAAGTTTCGGCTGAATATAATAAAGAGAGAGACGGAAAAGATAATTGCATTTTTAAGATTAATGACGGAATAAAAATAGTCGATTCTATTGAAGATGAAAGAGAGATGATGAATATGAGTTTTTATTTGGGAGATTATATTACGGCGCTTAATTCTCAAATAGGATTGCATGAAAATAATATGTCTATTATTGAAATTGAATTAAGAAAAAGACAGGAGATTTTGCAAGAAGCTACGAATAGCAGGAGAGCGGTTGAAATATTAAAAGAAAAAAAATTAGCGGAATATAAAAAATTAATTAATAAAGAAGAACAGTCTAAATTGGACGAATGGAAAAAAGAATATATAAGTTAA
- a CDS encoding FliI/YscN family ATPase, translating to MLKKQSRESIIEIQNTFNKYKEVVDDVALLKFCGKVKEITGSLIISEGPFAKLGDICRIYKSDKTYIDCEVIGFRNQDVLISAYGSVNGITFGNMVYSFDKPLSIMCSDKLLGNILDGMGKPLNGCVHKFYETPISIHHRAVNPLNRPRIKEHIQTGVRAIDGLLTVGKGQRMGIMSGTGVGKSTLLSMIARNTNADVNVIALIGERRREVLDFIERDLGEEGLKKSVIIVATSDDAPLLRVRAAYTATTIAEYFRDKGKDVMFMMDSVTRFALAQREIGLSRGEPPTTRGYTPSVFSELAQLLERTGTSKKGTITAFYNVLVEGDDLDEPITDAVRGIIDGHIVLSRDLANRGHYPAIDINKSISRIMSEVVSDMHKKSAKEFLKMSADYNEVKELIMIGGYAKGSMPEVDKAIEYKSAMDKYLQQDIYEISSFADSKESLLSMFYSREEIENDLLESGDIKIENENSKISDNVQYVGDNLLNDNLVIL from the coding sequence ATGCTAAAAAAACAAAGTAGGGAATCGATTATTGAAATTCAAAATACCTTTAATAAATATAAAGAAGTCGTTGACGATGTCGCTTTATTAAAATTTTGCGGAAAGGTTAAAGAAATTACGGGTTCGTTAATAATAAGCGAAGGACCTTTTGCAAAACTTGGAGATATTTGTCGCATATATAAAAGCGATAAGACATATATAGACTGCGAGGTTATAGGATTTAGAAATCAAGATGTTCTTATTTCGGCTTACGGTTCGGTAAACGGCATAACTTTTGGAAATATGGTTTATTCTTTTGACAAACCTTTATCAATAATGTGTTCGGATAAATTATTAGGAAATATTTTAGACGGAATGGGAAAACCATTAAACGGATGCGTTCATAAATTTTATGAAACTCCTATTTCAATACATCATAGAGCGGTTAATCCTTTAAATAGACCTAGAATTAAAGAGCATATACAAACGGGCGTTAGAGCTATAGACGGACTTTTGACGGTTGGAAAAGGGCAGAGAATGGGAATAATGAGCGGAACGGGAGTCGGTAAATCTACGCTTTTGTCAATGATTGCTAGAAATACTAACGCTGATGTAAATGTTATCGCCCTTATAGGAGAGAGAAGAAGAGAAGTATTGGATTTTATAGAAAGAGATTTAGGAGAAGAAGGATTAAAAAAAAGCGTTATAATAGTAGCCACAAGCGATGACGCTCCTTTATTGAGAGTTAGAGCGGCATATACTGCGACTACGATAGCCGAATATTTTAGAGATAAAGGGAAAGATGTAATGTTTATGATGGATTCCGTTACGCGCTTTGCTTTGGCTCAAAGAGAGATAGGACTTTCAAGAGGCGAGCCACCTACAACTAGAGGTTATACTCCGAGCGTATTTTCCGAATTGGCTCAACTTTTGGAAAGAACGGGAACTTCAAAGAAAGGAACTATAACGGCGTTTTATAATGTATTGGTTGAAGGAGACGATTTGGACGAACCGATTACGGATGCGGTTAGAGGAATAATAGACGGACATATAGTTTTATCGAGAGATTTAGCGAATAGAGGACATTATCCCGCTATAGATATAAATAAAAGCATTTCAAGAATAATGAGCGAAGTCGTTTCGGATATGCATAAAAAATCGGCTAAAGAGTTTCTAAAAATGAGTGCCGATTATAATGAAGTTAAAGAGCTTATAATGATAGGCGGATACGCTAAAGGAAGTATGCCCGAAGTTGATAAGGCTATAGAATATAAATCCGCTATGGATAAATATTTGCAGCAAGATATATACGAAATTTCAAGTTTTGCAGACAGCAAAGAATCTCTTTTATCAATGTTTTATTCTAGAGAAGAAATTGAAAACGATTTGCTTGAAAGCGGAGATATAAAAATAGAAAACGAGAATTCTAAAATTTCCGATAATGTTCAATATGTCGGAGATAATTTATTAAACGATAATCTCGTAATATTATAA
- the fliH gene encoding flagellar assembly protein FliH codes for MPEKVFKAKSIVELTQKVNIAVPHNVSKEELDYEEAQEEYRGPSIEEIEAEIAGIRAKWEEDLRDMRRKASDEADRIMEDAKNQAFEIFKSKQNEAHVISEQAKVDASKIIQDANAEKAKIESESESIRDAAYKEGYAKGYDEGFEKSFSDSNNDLTKLAEQLRKILGETINKRNEIIDAAEAQVIEVAVLIAKRVVKMLTERDKGIVIRNIQEALRRIKGRTKITIRVNIDDLEVSARHKDEFYQMLDKIEGVTVLEDPNVDIGGCMIETDFGDIDARINTQLNEIETAIKEVEPIKGF; via the coding sequence ATGCCAGAGAAGGTTTTTAAAGCTAAAAGTATAGTTGAACTTACTCAAAAAGTTAATATAGCAGTTCCTCATAATGTTTCAAAAGAAGAATTGGATTACGAGGAAGCGCAGGAAGAATATAGAGGTCCTTCAATAGAGGAAATCGAAGCGGAAATTGCTGGAATAAGGGCGAAATGGGAAGAAGATTTAAGAGATATGAGAAGAAAAGCCTCCGATGAAGCGGATAGAATAATGGAAGACGCTAAAAATCAGGCTTTTGAAATTTTTAAATCTAAACAAAACGAAGCTCATGTTATTTCAGAACAGGCTAAAGTTGACGCTTCAAAAATAATTCAAGATGCAAACGCCGAAAAAGCTAAAATAGAAAGCGAATCAGAATCTATTAGAGATGCAGCTTATAAAGAAGGTTATGCGAAAGGATATGATGAAGGTTTTGAAAAATCATTTTCCGACAGCAATAATGATTTAACAAAATTGGCGGAACAATTAAGAAAAATTTTAGGCGAGACTATTAATAAAAGAAACGAAATAATAGACGCAGCGGAAGCTCAAGTTATAGAGGTTGCCGTTCTTATAGCAAAACGAGTAGTTAAAATGCTAACCGAAAGAGATAAAGGAATCGTTATAAGAAATATTCAAGAAGCTTTAAGAAGAATTAAAGGAAGAACGAAAATTACAATAAGAGTAAATATTGACGATTTGGAAGTTTCTGCAAGACATAAAGACGAATTCTATCAAATGTTAGATAAAATTGAAGGCGTTACCGTTCTTGAAGACCCTAATGTCGATATTGGCGGTTGTATGATAGAGACAGATTTTGGCGATATTGACGCTAGAATAAATACTCAATTAAACGAAATTGAAACGGCTATTAAAGAAGTTGAACCTATAAAAGGTTTTTAA
- the fliG gene encoding flagellar motor switch protein FliG encodes MATANKEKENDKKQRVLSGRQKVAIFLVSLGMETSSEIFKHLREEEIEQITFDIARLENIESADKDAVFREFQEMMIAQDFITQGGIDYARDLLERSVGSQKASDIINRLTSSLQVRPFDFIRRTDPAHLLNFIQGEHPQTIALILAYLEAPKAASILGSLPSEIQPDVAKRIAIMDRTSPEVLREVERVLERKLSTLASEDFTSAGGVDAIVEIINSVDRATEKSIIENLEEDDPELAEEIKKRMFVFEDIVLLDDRAIQKVLREVDSNDLAKALKSVDSDAQDKVYRNMSKRAAALLKEDMDYMGPVRLKDVEEAQQKIVNIIRKLEDQGDIVIARAGEDEMVV; translated from the coding sequence ATGGCTACGGCTAATAAAGAAAAAGAAAATGATAAAAAACAGAGAGTTTTAAGCGGGCGTCAAAAAGTCGCTATATTTCTTGTTTCTTTAGGAATGGAAACTTCAAGCGAAATATTTAAACATTTGAGAGAAGAAGAAATAGAGCAAATTACTTTTGATATAGCGAGACTTGAAAATATCGAATCTGCCGATAAGGATGCCGTTTTTAGAGAATTCCAAGAGATGATGATAGCTCAGGATTTTATAACTCAAGGCGGTATAGATTACGCGAGAGATTTATTAGAGCGTTCGGTTGGAAGTCAAAAGGCAAGCGATATTATAAATAGATTAACTTCTTCGCTTCAAGTTAGACCTTTTGATTTTATAAGAAGAACGGACCCAGCTCATTTGCTTAACTTTATACAAGGCGAGCATCCGCAAACTATAGCGCTTATTTTGGCTTATTTGGAAGCTCCAAAAGCTGCAAGTATATTAGGTTCATTGCCTTCTGAAATTCAACCCGATGTTGCAAAAAGAATTGCAATAATGGATAGAACTTCTCCAGAGGTTTTAAGAGAGGTTGAAAGAGTTCTTGAAAGAAAATTATCTACTCTTGCAAGCGAAGATTTCACGAGCGCTGGAGGAGTCGATGCTATAGTTGAAATTATTAACAGCGTAGACAGAGCTACTGAAAAAAGTATTATTGAGAATTTGGAAGAGGATGACCCAGAACTTGCAGAAGAGATTAAGAAACGCATGTTCGTATTTGAAGATATTGTTCTTCTTGACGATAGAGCGATACAGAAAGTTTTACGCGAAGTTGATTCTAACGATTTGGCTAAAGCGCTTAAAAGCGTTGATTCGGATGCTCAAGATAAGGTTTATAGAAATATGTCTAAAAGAGCGGCTGCATTGCTTAAAGAAGATATGGATTATATGGGACCTGTTAGACTTAAAGATGTTGAAGAAGCTCAGCAGAAAATCGTTAATATTATTCGTAAATTGGAAGACCAAGGCGATATTGTTATTGCTCGCGCTGGCGAAGACGAAATGGTTGTTTGA
- the fliF gene encoding flagellar basal-body MS-ring/collar protein FliF, translating to MQDFINKLISQVKNIFSKTTKVQKAIVIGILVVALGAIIATIILSSRRTGTLLFQKALSQEDARNVISVLEASNIKYQYRNGFITLNNMSDKAKAELELVKEGKMPTSLDGWELFDSPRIGITDVELDINKRRSLTKAITQLLTKLEFVQEATVDLAFPKKEYLTDVDAPVTASVVIKAEPFKEEILRDPKTVRGLQRLIAMGVDKLQPEFVTITDSVGLVLTDFTDEAANLKLKVAQEELKIVDRERKKIENKIRQTLGRIYTNRVETTIALELIWDEVTITNNSVMPIVLKEDDPSTPYDDSIITNKVQVSSRTVTEDWKGQQFIPQGAAGAEENVPPGYKDKTDRWQTYTKTDTQDNYELSKRYEAIKKGSYQIGKISAAVALDGRWTRVYDERGNPVITNGTSYVREYHPVSAEEIRNVTSLVQAAIGYNLKRGDQVSVTHLQFDHWDRFDAEDARIMRNNFIKKTLVIAMISLLALFILVLIVRAIQKELARRRRLREEELERKQMEMRRQAMMNVNEEPITEMNLEDAARKKLMEEVIRVSHERPEDVAQLLRTWMADDKQ from the coding sequence ATGCAGGACTTTATAAATAAATTAATAAGTCAAGTTAAAAATATTTTTTCAAAAACTACTAAAGTGCAAAAAGCTATAGTAATTGGCATTTTGGTTGTGGCGCTTGGCGCGATTATAGCGACTATAATTTTAAGTTCAAGAAGAACGGGAACTTTATTATTTCAAAAAGCTTTAAGTCAAGAGGATGCAAGAAATGTAATATCCGTTTTGGAAGCGAGCAATATTAAATATCAGTATAGAAACGGATTTATAACTCTTAATAATATGTCCGATAAAGCAAAAGCCGAATTAGAATTAGTTAAAGAAGGAAAAATGCCAACTTCTTTAGACGGTTGGGAATTATTTGATTCTCCGCGTATAGGAATTACAGATGTCGAATTGGATATAAATAAAAGAAGGTCTTTAACTAAAGCGATTACTCAATTATTAACTAAATTAGAATTTGTGCAAGAAGCTACGGTTGATTTGGCTTTTCCTAAAAAAGAATATTTAACCGATGTTGACGCTCCCGTTACGGCTTCTGTGGTTATTAAAGCCGAACCTTTTAAAGAAGAAATTTTAAGAGACCCAAAAACGGTTAGAGGACTTCAAAGATTAATCGCTATGGGAGTAGATAAATTACAACCCGAATTTGTAACGATTACCGATAGCGTTGGATTGGTATTAACCGATTTTACGGACGAAGCCGCTAATTTAAAATTGAAAGTAGCTCAAGAAGAATTAAAAATCGTTGACAGAGAGAGAAAAAAGATAGAAAATAAAATAAGACAAACTTTAGGAAGAATATATACGAATAGAGTCGAAACTACTATAGCTTTAGAATTAATATGGGATGAAGTGACTATTACAAATAATTCCGTTATGCCTATAGTTTTAAAAGAGGATGACCCTTCGACTCCTTATGACGATAGTATTATTACAAATAAAGTGCAGGTTTCAAGCAGAACTGTGACTGAAGATTGGAAAGGACAGCAATTTATTCCTCAAGGAGCGGCGGGCGCAGAAGAGAATGTTCCTCCAGGATATAAAGATAAAACCGATAGATGGCAAACTTATACAAAAACGGACACTCAAGATAATTACGAATTAAGTAAAAGATATGAAGCGATAAAAAAGGGAAGTTATCAAATAGGAAAAATATCGGCGGCGGTAGCGTTAGACGGAAGATGGACGAGAGTTTATGACGAGAGAGGAAATCCAGTAATAACTAATGGAACGAGTTATGTTAGAGAATATCATCCCGTATCTGCAGAAGAGATAAGAAATGTTACTTCTTTAGTTCAAGCCGCTATAGGTTATAATTTGAAAAGAGGAGACCAAGTAAGCGTTACTCATCTTCAATTTGACCATTGGGATAGATTTGACGCCGAAGATGCGAGAATCATGCGAAACAATTTTATAAAGAAAACTTTAGTTATAGCTATGATTTCATTACTTGCATTATTTATATTAGTATTAATTGTTAGAGCAATACAAAAAGAACTTGCAAGAAGACGCAGACTCAGAGAAGAAGAGCTTGAAAGAAAGCAAATGGAAATGCGTAGACAGGCTATGATGAATGTAAATGAAGAGCCTATTACGGAAATGAATTTAGAAGATGCCGCTAGAAAGAAACTTATGGAAGAGGTTATAAGAGTGAGCCATGAAAGACCCGAAGATGTGGCGCAGTTATTAAGAACTTGGATGGCGGACGATAAACAATAA
- a CDS encoding CinA family protein, which translates to MNNIKIKSKELVNKLIEKKLKITSAESCTGGLFASSITSISGSSVCFEGSFITYSNEIKNKIINVKKETLLNYGAVSKECVIEMAENSRKIIKSDISIAISGIAGPDGGSEDKPVGLVWICLSAENYIKAYKNIFSGDRDKIREESVIFALDLVLNFINNH; encoded by the coding sequence ATGAATAATATTAAAATTAAATCAAAAGAATTGGTAAATAAACTTATAGAAAAAAAATTAAAAATAACTTCGGCGGAATCTTGCACGGGCGGATTATTTGCATCTTCAATAACTTCAATTAGCGGTTCTTCCGTTTGTTTTGAAGGTTCTTTTATAACTTATTCAAATGAAATTAAAAATAAAATTATAAATGTCAAAAAAGAAACTCTATTAAATTACGGAGCGGTAAGTAAAGAATGCGTTATTGAAATGGCGGAAAATAGCAGAAAAATAATTAAATCGGACATATCTATAGCGATTAGCGGAATTGCAGGACCAGACGGAGGAAGCGAAGATAAACCCGTAGGCTTGGTTTGGATTTGTTTATCGGCAGAAAATTATATTAAAGCTTATAAAAATATTTTTTCGGGAGATAGAGATAAAATAAGAGAGGAAAGCGTTATTTTTGCTTTAGATTTGGTCTTAAATTTTATAAATAATCATTAA